Proteins from one Streptomyces sp. NBC_00289 genomic window:
- a CDS encoding aspartate kinase: MSTPAVLKFGGSSFRSLSSYGSLAEALGRRVDEDGTKLVVVVSGQPGETEQFRDRLSRVNPHPEDETVAGLLTLADTVGAQLLATALHRAGRTAAVLAGHQLGLVTDSAFMWARLEHSDPEPIRAALRDNDVVVVPGGQAADSQGRPTWLGKNSSDLSAVALAAALGAPRCEIHSDVDGIYSTDPHLVSGTRLLKEVSYDIAAMMSLYGAKVLHRRSVRLAQKHRVEIACRLNRAPFRTGSVIGKRGASAAAVVLNQRSTALRYASEQDADRAFAAFHGANIDTVRLTSGPLVAVIGGFVDLEEFQRRKGLTPGVVAGVPVTALRGSKAATHVAADEDDALLLAQRLHDTLQDPDARFPESESQLLGV; encoded by the coding sequence GTGAGTACCCCTGCCGTACTGAAGTTCGGCGGCTCCAGCTTCCGCTCGCTCTCGTCGTACGGCTCGCTGGCCGAGGCGCTCGGCCGCCGGGTCGACGAGGACGGCACCAAGCTGGTGGTGGTGGTCAGCGGGCAGCCGGGCGAGACCGAGCAGTTCCGGGACCGGCTCAGCCGGGTCAATCCGCATCCGGAGGACGAGACGGTGGCCGGCCTGCTGACCCTGGCGGACACCGTCGGCGCACAGCTCCTGGCCACCGCCCTGCACCGGGCGGGCCGTACGGCCGCCGTGCTCGCCGGACACCAGCTCGGCCTGGTGACCGACTCGGCGTTCATGTGGGCGCGTCTCGAACACTCCGACCCGGAGCCGATCCGGGCCGCGCTGCGGGACAACGACGTGGTGGTGGTGCCCGGCGGCCAGGCGGCGGACTCCCAGGGGCGGCCGACCTGGCTGGGGAAGAACAGCTCGGACCTCTCGGCGGTGGCCCTGGCCGCCGCGCTCGGCGCCCCGCGCTGCGAGATCCACTCCGACGTGGACGGCATCTACAGCACCGACCCGCATCTGGTCAGCGGCACCCGGCTGCTGAAGGAGGTGTCGTACGACATCGCCGCGATGATGTCGCTCTATGGGGCGAAGGTGCTGCACCGGCGGTCCGTGCGGCTCGCGCAGAAGCACCGGGTGGAGATCGCCTGCCGGCTCAACAGGGCCCCGTTCCGTACGGGTTCGGTGATCGGCAAGCGCGGCGCCTCGGCCGCCGCGGTGGTGCTCAACCAGCGGTCCACGGCCCTGCGCTACGCCTCGGAACAGGACGCGGACCGTGCCTTCGCCGCCTTCCACGGCGCCAACATCGACACCGTCCGGCTCACCAGCGGGCCGCTCGTCGCGGTGATCGGCGGCTTCGTCGACCTGGAGGAGTTCCAGCGCCGGAAGGGCCTGACTCCCGGTGTCGTGGCGGGAGTTCCGGTCACGGCGCTGCGCGGCAGCAAGGCGGCCACCCATGTCGCCGCGGACGAGGACGACGCGTTGCTGCTGGCGCAACGGCTGCACGACACACTGCAGGACCCCGACGCCCGGTTCCCCGAATCGGAATCCCAACTGCTAGGAGTGTGA
- a CDS encoding LysR family transcriptional regulator has translation MDIRQLTTFHKVATLLSFTRAATELKYAQSSVTAQIKGLEASLGVELFERLTGKIQLTPAGQRLLPYAEQMMSLAGEARGVALGEGDPSGVLTIGTMESVTSYRMPPVLELFLHRYPLVHLVLRPSLCAETLHSLRQGTFDMGFLMEAETRHSGVESEVLGREPLVLVASPGHPLAGEEKVTLEQLREVQVLAPEAGCAYRELFEAELNDGTGEPVPFLEFGNIESIKRGLTVGLGVSLLPTMTVADDIAAGSLSELAWDPPFEVFTQLAWRRGRRLSREMRLFIDRTVECMAGEYATTADS, from the coding sequence TTGGACATCCGTCAGCTGACGACCTTCCACAAGGTCGCCACACTCCTCAGCTTCACTCGTGCCGCCACCGAGCTCAAGTACGCGCAGTCCAGCGTGACAGCGCAGATCAAGGGGCTGGAGGCATCGCTCGGGGTCGAGCTCTTCGAGCGGCTCACGGGTAAGATCCAGCTCACCCCGGCCGGCCAGCGACTGCTGCCCTACGCCGAGCAGATGATGTCACTCGCCGGCGAGGCCCGCGGTGTCGCGCTCGGCGAGGGAGACCCCTCGGGCGTCCTCACCATCGGCACCATGGAGAGCGTCACCTCCTACCGGATGCCGCCGGTGCTGGAGCTCTTCCTCCACCGCTACCCGCTGGTGCACCTGGTGCTGCGGCCCAGTCTCTGCGCCGAGACCCTGCACTCGCTGCGCCAGGGCACCTTCGACATGGGCTTCCTCATGGAGGCCGAGACCCGGCACTCGGGTGTGGAGAGCGAGGTGCTGGGGCGGGAGCCGCTGGTCCTGGTGGCCTCGCCCGGTCATCCGCTGGCCGGCGAGGAGAAGGTCACCCTGGAGCAGCTGCGCGAGGTGCAGGTACTGGCCCCGGAGGCCGGCTGCGCCTACCGGGAGCTGTTCGAGGCCGAGCTGAACGACGGGACGGGCGAGCCGGTGCCGTTCCTGGAGTTCGGCAACATCGAGTCCATCAAGCGGGGCCTCACGGTCGGGCTGGGCGTGAGCCTGCTGCCCACCATGACCGTGGCCGACGACATCGCCGCGGGTTCGCTCAGCGAGCTGGCCTGGGACCCGCCGTTCGAGGTGTTCACCCAGCTCGCCTGGCGGCGCGGTCGGCGCCTCAGTCGTGAGATGCGGCTGTTCATCGACCGGACGGTGGAGTGCATGGCCGGGGAGTACGCCACGACGGCCGACAGCTGA
- a CDS encoding methylaspartate mutase yields MNAVTAPGRHVGTGPVSAGERTAVPGQIVAPGPSRSRFSAFVRKSADAGRLVVQPRMGFAELPVMREGLRGVRAARATAVGTITLDSYTRVNDHDSARDALRTGAELNGFPLVAHGPQATRTMLGGLAGADFPVQVRHGSALPYPLFRAMVEAGIDATEGGPVSYCLPYSRVPLAEATDAWSRCCDLLAAQDEQMHLESFGGCMLGQLCPPSLLVALSVLEALFFREHGLTSISLSYAQQTNQAQDLEALAAMRRLAGERLGASDWHVVLYTYMGVYPRTPMGSFRILEDSARLAVRSGSERLIVKTPAEAFRIPTVAENVDALEFAAAIADDTAEHPERVEATSTGLYEEARMLVDSTLELAPTVGAALVRAFARGHLDVPFCLHQDNANVSRAYVDPHGLLRWARPGAMPLQPDGAESARPLSAQGLINMLAYNERRFDREQLVRVRQWSLS; encoded by the coding sequence GTGAACGCCGTCACCGCGCCCGGACGGCATGTCGGCACCGGCCCGGTGTCGGCGGGGGAGCGAACGGCCGTGCCGGGTCAGATCGTCGCTCCCGGCCCGAGCCGCAGCCGTTTCTCCGCGTTCGTGCGGAAGTCCGCCGACGCCGGCCGGCTCGTCGTGCAGCCGCGCATGGGGTTCGCCGAACTCCCCGTCATGCGTGAGGGGTTGCGCGGTGTCCGGGCAGCCCGGGCCACCGCCGTCGGCACCATCACCCTGGACAGCTACACCCGGGTCAACGACCACGACTCCGCACGTGACGCGCTGCGTACCGGCGCCGAACTCAACGGCTTCCCGCTGGTCGCCCACGGCCCGCAGGCCACCCGCACGATGCTGGGAGGGCTGGCCGGAGCGGACTTCCCGGTCCAGGTCAGACACGGGTCCGCGCTTCCGTACCCGCTGTTCCGGGCGATGGTGGAGGCGGGGATCGACGCCACCGAGGGAGGCCCCGTCTCGTACTGCCTCCCCTACAGCAGGGTGCCGCTCGCCGAGGCCACCGACGCCTGGTCGCGCTGCTGCGACCTGCTCGCCGCGCAGGACGAGCAGATGCATCTGGAGAGCTTCGGCGGCTGCATGCTCGGCCAGTTGTGCCCGCCGAGCCTGCTGGTGGCCCTCAGCGTGCTGGAGGCGCTGTTCTTCCGGGAGCACGGCCTCACCAGCATCTCCCTGAGCTATGCCCAGCAGACCAACCAGGCGCAGGACCTGGAGGCGCTGGCCGCGATGCGCCGGCTGGCGGGCGAGCGCCTGGGGGCCAGCGACTGGCACGTCGTCCTCTACACCTACATGGGTGTCTATCCGCGCACCCCGATGGGCTCCTTCCGGATCCTGGAGGACAGCGCACGTCTCGCGGTGCGGAGCGGGAGCGAGCGGCTCATCGTGAAGACCCCGGCCGAGGCGTTCCGGATCCCGACCGTCGCCGAGAACGTCGACGCCCTGGAGTTCGCCGCGGCCATCGCCGACGACACCGCCGAGCACCCGGAGCGGGTGGAGGCCACCTCGACAGGTCTGTACGAGGAGGCCCGGATGCTGGTGGACAGCACCCTGGAGCTCGCCCCGACGGTGGGCGCCGCGCTGGTGCGGGCCTTCGCCCGCGGACACCTCGACGTGCCGTTCTGCCTGCACCAGGACAACGCCAACGTCTCCCGCGCGTACGTCGACCCGCACGGTCTGCTGCGGTGGGCGCGGCCCGGCGCGATGCCCCTGCAACCGGACGGCGCCGAGTCCGCCCGGCCGCTCTCCGCACAGGGCCTGATCAACATGCTCGCCTACAACGAACGGCGCTTCGACCGCGAACAACTCGTCCGAGTCCGTCAGTGGAGCCTGTCATGA
- a CDS encoding amino acid ABC transporter substrate-binding protein → MSTATEVNSVAPRAVSAPSTAPTLAGVRARGALRAAVSRGIVGLSQCGEGGRWSGLDTDVARAVAAAVLGDPEAVEWLPSDPAERLDRLVAREAELTVCNLTWTLGREAGWPVLFAGVTCYDGEGFMVRADSGIEDPAQLAGARLAVQAGTTSAANLAAWYGKRGLAPVEPVTFATPAETLAAYASDACVAYVLDRTALAGERAALPDPWNHRVLDASISREPMGAAVRDDDAHWYRLCRWVLQLLTAAEHHVDEAGPGRRAEALDEAARLAGPHGPAVGLDEEWAARALDAVGTYADIYERNLGGTSGLGVPRGLNELWTRGGLHYAVPLH, encoded by the coding sequence ATGAGTACCGCGACCGAGGTCAATTCCGTTGCCCCCAGGGCTGTTTCGGCTCCGTCCACGGCCCCGACCCTCGCCGGGGTCCGTGCCCGCGGCGCGCTGCGGGCCGCCGTCAGCCGGGGCATCGTCGGACTGTCGCAGTGCGGCGAGGGCGGGCGCTGGTCGGGTCTCGACACCGATGTGGCGCGGGCCGTGGCGGCCGCGGTGCTCGGGGATCCGGAGGCGGTCGAGTGGCTGCCGTCCGACCCGGCGGAGCGACTGGACCGGCTGGTGGCCCGCGAGGCCGAACTGACGGTCTGCAACCTGACCTGGACACTGGGCCGCGAGGCGGGCTGGCCGGTGCTGTTCGCCGGGGTGACCTGCTACGACGGCGAGGGCTTCATGGTCCGCGCGGACAGCGGGATCGAGGATCCGGCGCAGCTCGCCGGGGCCCGGCTGGCCGTGCAGGCCGGCACCACCAGCGCCGCCAACCTGGCCGCCTGGTACGGGAAGAGGGGCCTGGCGCCGGTCGAGCCGGTGACCTTCGCGACGCCGGCCGAGACGCTGGCCGCGTACGCGAGCGACGCCTGCGTGGCGTACGTACTGGACCGGACGGCGCTGGCGGGCGAGCGGGCCGCGCTGCCGGACCCGTGGAACCACCGGGTGCTGGACGCGTCGATCTCCCGCGAACCGATGGGCGCCGCCGTCCGGGACGACGACGCGCACTGGTACCGGCTGTGCCGCTGGGTGCTGCAACTGCTGACCGCCGCCGAGCACCACGTCGACGAGGCGGGTCCCGGCCGCCGGGCCGAGGCACTCGACGAGGCCGCCCGGCTCGCCGGACCGCACGGTCCCGCGGTGGGCCTGGACGAGGAGTGGGCGGCGCGCGCTCTGGACGCCGTCGGCACCTACGCCGACATCTACGAACGAAACCTGGGTGGCACCTCCGGACTGGGCGTGCCGCGCGGACTCAACGAGCTGTGGACCCGGGGCGGCCTGCACTACGCCGTCCCCCTGCACTGA
- a CDS encoding cobalamin B12-binding domain-containing protein — protein MSSNTVRRGRKFVVSSVSSDAHMWNLVFLQLLLEEHGGEVRNLGACVPDELIIEECRAERPDVLVISTVNGHGHLDGLRLIRKIRQEPDLEGIRVVIGGKLGVRGAENIAFVRELVEGGFDAVFESEGGLQDFQEFLAGLQPAARPALSGVGGHTGVAAAAGASGIAELSSMGAAA, from the coding sequence GTGTCGAGCAACACTGTGCGTAGGGGCCGGAAGTTCGTTGTGTCGAGTGTCTCCTCCGATGCGCATATGTGGAACCTGGTGTTTCTTCAGCTATTACTCGAGGAACACGGCGGAGAAGTGCGCAATCTGGGCGCCTGCGTGCCCGACGAGCTCATCATCGAGGAGTGCCGTGCCGAGCGCCCCGACGTCCTGGTCATCAGTACGGTCAACGGACACGGGCACCTCGACGGCCTTCGGCTGATCCGGAAGATCCGTCAGGAACCCGACCTCGAGGGAATACGCGTCGTCATCGGCGGGAAGCTCGGTGTCCGCGGCGCGGAGAACATCGCCTTCGTCCGGGAACTCGTCGAGGGCGGATTCGACGCGGTATTCGAGTCCGAAGGCGGACTCCAGGATTTCCAGGAATTCCTTGCCGGACTTCAGCCGGCCGCCCGGCCCGCGCTGTCCGGCGTCGGCGGGCACACCGGCGTGGCCGCGGCAGCCGGGGCCTCCGGCATCGCCGAACTCTCCTCGATGGGCGCGGCCGCGTGA
- a CDS encoding aspartate-semialdehyde dehydrogenase, translating into MTTATAAAESARSAEDGPSTAPRVAIVGATGAVGTTLIELIEERGLRYRELHLIASDRSAGRVLTVGGKEYEVRAIQDFDFSQADVAFFSAGTSVSEKWVPVATAAGTLVIDNTIAFRMDPDSPLVVPQVNAHELDRAPKSGVIANPNCSTIPLVRLLGGVEDRWGIRHVVVSTYQAASGLGYSGMDELYESSRAALDGAGAEFESRNFHPSLAFNVVPKIDRFLDSGFTLEEQKMLLESRKILDLPHLDVTTTCVRVPVANCHSEAVYIECHEPVDHAELIEVLAGLPEVVVHDREDPKEFPTPATVGSSDLVHVGRVRITQSNPRAFWLWLVADNLRIGAALNAVQIAEELVERGTL; encoded by the coding sequence ATGACCACCGCAACGGCCGCCGCCGAGTCCGCCCGCTCCGCCGAGGACGGCCCGTCCACCGCGCCCCGGGTGGCGATCGTCGGCGCGACCGGCGCCGTCGGCACCACCCTGATCGAGCTGATCGAGGAGCGCGGGCTGCGCTACCGCGAGCTGCACCTGATCGCCTCCGACCGCTCCGCGGGCCGCGTGCTCACCGTGGGCGGGAAGGAGTACGAGGTCCGGGCGATCCAGGACTTCGACTTCTCCCAGGCCGACGTGGCCTTCTTCTCCGCCGGTACGTCGGTGAGCGAGAAGTGGGTCCCGGTCGCCACCGCGGCCGGCACCCTGGTGATCGACAACACCATCGCCTTCCGGATGGACCCGGACTCCCCGCTGGTCGTGCCGCAGGTCAACGCGCACGAACTCGACCGGGCCCCGAAGAGCGGCGTGATCGCCAACCCCAACTGCTCCACCATCCCGCTCGTCCGGCTGCTGGGCGGCGTCGAGGACCGCTGGGGCATCCGGCACGTGGTGGTCAGCACCTACCAGGCCGCCTCGGGACTCGGCTACTCCGGCATGGACGAGCTGTACGAGTCCAGCAGGGCGGCCCTGGACGGCGCGGGCGCCGAGTTCGAGTCACGGAACTTCCATCCGTCGCTCGCCTTCAACGTCGTCCCGAAGATCGACCGCTTCCTGGACTCCGGTTTCACCCTGGAGGAGCAGAAGATGCTCCTGGAGTCCCGGAAGATACTCGACCTGCCGCACCTGGACGTCACCACGACCTGTGTACGGGTCCCGGTCGCCAACTGCCACTCCGAGGCCGTCTACATCGAGTGCCACGAGCCGGTCGACCACGCCGAGCTGATCGAGGTCCTCGCCGGTCTCCCCGAGGTCGTCGTCCACGACCGGGAGGACCCGAAGGAGTTCCCGACGCCGGCCACCGTGGGCAGCTCGGACCTCGTCCACGTCGGGCGGGTCCGGATCACGCAGAGCAACCCCCGCGCGTTCTGGCTGTGGCTGGTCGCCGACAACCTCCGCATCGGTGCCGCCCTCAACGCCGTGCAGATCGCCGAGGAACTGGTCGAACGGGGCACTCTGTGA
- a CDS encoding TrmB family transcriptional regulator → MDVYRLVIAEPGWGATEIAQKLGLTEPETRSALDRLARLSMLYCAGGAADVAAISPEVGLAAHIRRREAEILGQQRELAAIEAYTAELTAVYGAQRARHGNQGMELLEGVNEVRAYLSEVVRNARGELRAFLPGGAQSPEALEASRPLDEWTLLAGVRLRTVYLDSVRNDRATTEYAHWLAELGGEIRTVPSLPLRMLIADRSTALLPLDPEDSRAGAVVLRAPGVIDALLALFDLVWEEAAPLGAVRQQSTGRPSQQELELLRLLERGLTDEVAGRKLGLSLRTTRRMMSGICSRLGARSRFEVGVLAERAGWL, encoded by the coding sequence GTGGACGTGTACCGGCTGGTGATCGCCGAACCGGGCTGGGGAGCGACCGAGATCGCCCAGAAGCTGGGCCTCACGGAGCCGGAGACGCGGTCCGCGCTCGACCGGCTGGCCCGGCTCTCCATGCTGTACTGCGCGGGCGGCGCCGCCGATGTCGCCGCCATCAGCCCCGAGGTGGGCCTCGCCGCCCACATCCGGCGGCGCGAGGCGGAGATCCTGGGCCAGCAACGCGAGCTGGCCGCGATCGAGGCGTACACCGCCGAACTCACCGCGGTCTACGGGGCCCAGCGGGCCCGCCACGGCAACCAGGGCATGGAACTCCTGGAAGGGGTCAACGAGGTCCGGGCGTACCTGTCCGAGGTGGTCCGCAACGCCCGCGGCGAACTCCGGGCGTTCCTGCCCGGCGGCGCGCAGAGCCCCGAGGCACTGGAGGCGAGCCGCCCGCTGGACGAGTGGACTCTGCTCGCCGGGGTGCGGCTGCGAACCGTCTACCTGGACAGCGTCCGCAACGACCGGGCGACCACCGAGTACGCGCACTGGCTCGCCGAACTCGGCGGCGAGATACGCACGGTCCCCTCGCTGCCGCTGCGCATGCTGATCGCCGACCGGTCGACCGCGTTGCTGCCGCTCGACCCGGAGGACAGCCGGGCGGGCGCGGTGGTGCTGCGCGCTCCGGGGGTGATCGACGCCCTGCTCGCGCTGTTCGACCTGGTCTGGGAGGAGGCGGCGCCCCTGGGGGCGGTGCGGCAGCAGTCGACGGGGCGGCCGTCGCAGCAGGAACTGGAGCTGCTGCGGCTGCTCGAACGCGGGCTGACCGACGAGGTCGCCGGACGCAAGCTGGGCCTCTCGCTGCGGACCACCCGGCGCATGATGTCCGGGATCTGCTCCCGCCTGGGCGCCCGCAGCCGGTTCGAGGTGGGTGTCCTCGCGGAACGCGCGGGGTGGTTGTGA
- a CDS encoding DMT family transporter has translation MSTETRSASTELKGTVELTIAMVLSGTLGVFVIESGASPFNVVFFRCVFGAIGLGLYCLVRGFFTEHNFTPKKLGLAALGGVFIVFNWVLLFESYESTSISVATVVYHTQPFYVVLLGVLLFRDKLTTAKFGWLVVAFAGLILTAGVSLSDFRDGGHSAYLIGLGQALLAAVFYALATVITKRVTGVRPHLVALVQVVLGIPLLLPFASFGDMNGLGADWGWLVGLGLIHTCLMYVLMYSSYQKLPTPKIAVLAFIYPAVAMLCDWAVYGHRFSLLQALGIPLIVAASLGVNLGWRLGPRRSSATEPPAAAAGAKREATPPAAPADLAQADVPEPAPAAAAHGAKLTIGESR, from the coding sequence ATGAGTACAGAAACACGTTCGGCCAGCACCGAGCTGAAAGGAACAGTGGAACTGACGATCGCCATGGTGCTCTCGGGCACCCTCGGCGTGTTCGTCATCGAGTCCGGGGCCTCCCCGTTCAACGTCGTCTTCTTCCGCTGCGTCTTCGGGGCGATCGGGCTGGGCCTGTACTGCCTGGTGCGCGGCTTCTTCACCGAGCACAACTTCACCCCGAAGAAGCTGGGCCTGGCCGCGCTGGGCGGCGTGTTCATCGTCTTCAACTGGGTGCTCCTCTTCGAGTCGTACGAGTCGACCTCGATCTCCGTGGCGACCGTCGTCTACCACACGCAGCCGTTCTACGTGGTGCTGCTCGGGGTGCTGCTGTTCCGGGACAAGCTGACCACCGCCAAGTTCGGCTGGCTGGTCGTCGCCTTCGCCGGACTGATCCTGACCGCCGGGGTCTCGCTCTCCGACTTCCGCGACGGCGGCCACTCGGCGTATCTGATCGGGCTCGGCCAGGCCCTGCTCGCGGCCGTCTTCTACGCCCTGGCCACCGTCATCACCAAGCGGGTCACCGGGGTCAGGCCGCACCTGGTCGCGCTGGTGCAGGTGGTGCTGGGCATTCCGCTGCTGCTGCCCTTCGCCTCCTTCGGCGACATGAACGGCCTGGGCGCGGACTGGGGCTGGCTGGTCGGCCTCGGCCTGATCCACACCTGCCTGATGTACGTCCTGATGTACTCCTCGTACCAGAAGCTGCCCACCCCGAAGATCGCCGTCCTCGCCTTCATCTACCCGGCGGTCGCGATGCTCTGCGACTGGGCCGTGTACGGGCACAGGTTCAGCCTGCTCCAGGCGCTCGGCATCCCGCTGATCGTCGCCGCCAGCCTCGGCGTCAACCTCGGCTGGCGCCTGGGACCGCGCCGCTCCTCGGCGACCGAGCCCCCCGCGGCTGCCGCCGGTGCGAAGCGCGAGGCGACGCCCCCCGCCGCGCCGGCCGACCTCGCGCAGGCAGACGTTCCCGAGCCCGCCCCGGCCGCCGCCGCACACGGCGCGAAGCTCACGATCGGAGAGTCCCGATGA
- a CDS encoding TauD/TfdA family dioxygenase, translating to MSILADRLPRVADAGDDPRTRGEDPAATTGGTPDSVPQTFTRIGLSDQARDELGAKLAELGEPGVDIDRSMTRYLQIFAGLPAETLQQILDFGRHVDTAGVALVDNLPVDERLPDTPSDGGPCRNKPSFVAEGVLLGLSGLIGEPMGVLTEKDGHLVHDVIPVHGGARTQTNEGSEVFLNFHSDIMYDAIGRYDIANPDFLVLSCLRADHEGAAATHYADARDISAALAPETLETLRSPLFRLNAPGSYTRRVAGGAEVLSEPVPLISGSDEYPEIAISANGVRPLTSGARAALDRLQEVCGAVAHGVRLRPGQALLINNRKGVHARTTFTARYDGQDRWLQRTYVRRSLWSVRYRVTSENRRVHY from the coding sequence ATGAGCATCCTCGCTGACCGCCTTCCTCGCGTCGCCGACGCCGGCGACGACCCCCGCACGCGGGGCGAGGACCCGGCAGCCACCACCGGGGGGACGCCGGACTCCGTGCCGCAGACCTTCACCCGGATCGGGCTGTCCGACCAGGCCCGTGACGAACTGGGCGCCAAACTGGCCGAGCTGGGGGAACCCGGCGTCGACATCGACCGGTCGATGACCCGCTACCTGCAGATCTTCGCGGGACTCCCGGCCGAGACCCTGCAGCAGATCCTCGACTTCGGCCGGCACGTGGACACGGCGGGCGTCGCGCTGGTCGACAACCTGCCGGTGGACGAGCGACTGCCCGACACCCCCTCGGACGGCGGCCCGTGCCGGAACAAGCCGTCCTTCGTCGCCGAGGGGGTACTGCTCGGCCTGAGCGGGCTGATCGGCGAGCCGATGGGCGTGCTCACCGAGAAGGACGGACACCTCGTCCACGACGTGATCCCCGTCCACGGCGGAGCCAGGACCCAGACCAACGAGGGGTCCGAGGTCTTCCTCAACTTCCACAGCGACATCATGTACGACGCGATCGGCCGCTACGACATCGCCAACCCCGACTTCCTGGTCCTGAGTTGCCTGCGCGCGGACCACGAGGGCGCCGCCGCCACGCACTACGCCGACGCCCGGGACATCTCGGCGGCACTCGCCCCCGAGACCCTGGAGACGCTGCGCTCCCCGCTGTTCCGGCTCAACGCGCCCGGCAGCTACACCCGCCGGGTGGCGGGCGGCGCGGAGGTGCTCTCGGAGCCGGTGCCGTTGATCAGCGGCAGCGACGAGTACCCGGAGATCGCCATCTCCGCCAACGGCGTGCGACCGCTGACCAGCGGTGCGCGGGCCGCCCTCGACCGGCTCCAGGAGGTCTGCGGAGCGGTGGCGCACGGGGTCCGGCTTCGCCCGGGCCAGGCGTTGCTCATCAACAACCGCAAGGGAGTGCACGCCCGCACCACCTTCACCGCCCGCTACGACGGGCAGGACCGGTGGCTGCAGCGCACCTACGTCCGGCGCAGCCTGTGGAGCGTCCGCTACCGCGTGACGTCGGAGAACCGCCGCGTCCACTACTGA